From the Rhodanobacter soli genome, one window contains:
- the trpC gene encoding indole-3-glycerol phosphate synthase TrpC, with protein MTDILNRILARKAEEVAERRARLPEAELIARIADLPGTRGFAAAIEAKIDAGLPAVIAEVKKASPSKGLIRTDFDPAAIAKSYAAAGAACLSVLTDSDFFQGSEAFLQQAREACSLPVLRKDFIIDAYQVYEARAIGADCVLLIVSALDDDVLLQLSLLAAELDLDVLCEVHDEEELERAMALPVPLIGVNNRNLRNFETSLETSLALQERVEYDRVLVAESGIHTPEDVARLREGGIQAFLVGEAFMRAEDPGAELRRLFSIP; from the coding sequence ATGACTGACATTCTCAATCGCATTCTTGCCCGCAAGGCGGAAGAGGTTGCCGAACGCCGGGCCCGGCTGCCGGAGGCCGAACTGATCGCGCGCATCGCGGACCTGCCCGGCACCCGCGGTTTCGCCGCGGCGATCGAGGCGAAGATCGACGCCGGCCTGCCGGCGGTGATCGCCGAGGTGAAGAAGGCCAGCCCGAGCAAGGGACTGATCCGCACGGATTTCGACCCGGCCGCAATCGCGAAGAGCTACGCGGCCGCCGGCGCGGCGTGCCTGTCGGTGCTGACCGACAGCGACTTTTTCCAGGGCAGCGAGGCGTTCCTGCAGCAGGCGCGCGAGGCGTGCTCGCTGCCGGTGCTGCGCAAGGACTTCATCATCGACGCGTACCAGGTGTACGAGGCGCGCGCGATCGGCGCCGACTGCGTCCTGCTGATCGTCTCGGCGCTGGACGACGACGTGCTGCTGCAGCTGTCGCTGCTGGCCGCGGAACTCGACCTGGACGTGCTGTGCGAGGTGCACGACGAGGAGGAGCTGGAGCGCGCGATGGCGTTGCCGGTGCCGCTGATCGGCGTGAACAACCGCAACCTGCGCAACTTCGAGACCTCGCTGGAGACTTCGCTGGCCCTGCAGGAACGGGTCGAGTACGACCGCGTGCTGGTGGCCGAATCCGGCATCCATACGCCGGAAGACGTGGCGCGCCTGCGCGAGGGCGGCATCCA